A window of the Tachysurus fulvidraco isolate hzauxx_2018 chromosome 6, HZAU_PFXX_2.0, whole genome shotgun sequence genome harbors these coding sequences:
- the LOC113642114 gene encoding anosmin-1 isoform X8, translating to MSAWINMVIIVIFGTAEVSARRQDESVLVESVMRARCVSRCLSLHRTRISAVCKHAQCLEPCKASWDLRESECQDLCETVFPNKQSECVVSCEFFLSVASVKQGACPAPDRASGFAAACVESCQSDVHCSAHKKCCSNGCGRTCQVPRNVYKGVPLKPRSELTFLELPSGHLDVRWSSKFNISVEPVVYVVQQSWNYGIHPSEDDATPWQDVAQVTEERVVLEIRATRWYQFRVAAVNIHGTRGFTAPSKHFRSSRDPAPPSRPSELKVSNVTADGGGSVTARLEWTVPKEMDVPVHHYKISWSWSTVDRTSIPSKKKRRKTIDGVKSSVNLEGLAVNSSYTVELQAVALWGSARLKSPKTSLQFSTAQEKEHTTELTRKLKQMFSSPSLEAGTPFYQDTQLQVRVYWKKRGGEDPTMSRFHVQWSPELCLHNQTKAQEKSVTHESFIHLSGLLFSCQYRVTVHTLRAKKHSELGTVTFTTPSCPAVRSKSHKSIICPGEAAAVKVTSKPENLTASFTANGENVTGHFFWSVSRPQPHQPITGFQVTWADVTVVNRENSIPNSIVSQSQILPPDHNFLQVLNLRPMSSYRLEVQVITSEGEGPATMKVFHTPSVSSGYRLKLHQHSGYQKHSSEKH from the exons ATGTCGGCGTGGATTAATATGGTTATTATCGTTATATTCGGGACAGCGGAGGTGAGCGCGAGGCGACAGGACGAGTCGGTGCTGGTGGAAAGCGTGATGCGCGCGCGCTGCGTGTCCCGGTGTCTCAGTCTGCACCGCACGCGCATCTCCGCTGTGTGTAAACACGCTCAG TGTCTGGAGCCCTGCAAAGCATCATGGGATctcagagagagcgagtgtcAGGATTTGTGTGAG ACCGTCTTCCCAAATAAACAGTCCGAGTGTGTGGTCAGCTGTGAGTTTTTCCTCTCGGTGGCGTCGGTGAAACAGGGGGCGTGTCCAGCTCCGGATCGAGCGAGCGGATTTGCTGCCGCCTGTGTGGAGAGTTGTCAGAGCGACGTCCACTGCTCCGCCCACAAGAAGTGCTGCTCGAACGGCTGTGGACGAACCTGTCAGGTTCCCAGGAACGTTTATAAAG GTGTTCCTCTGAAGCCCAGGAGTGAATTGACGTTCCTTGAATTGCCGTCAGGTCACCTGGACGTCCGCTGGTCTTCAAAGTTTAACATTTCAGTGGAGCCTGTGGTTTACGTGGTGCAGCAGAGCTGGAATTACGGCATCCACCCGAGCGAAGACGACGCAACACCGTGGCAGGATGTGGCACAG GTCACAGAGGAGCGTGTTGTGTTGGAGATCAGAGCCACTCGCTGGTACCAGTTTCGTGTAGCAGCTGTGAACATACACGGAACTCGCGGATTCACGGCGCCGAGCAAACACTTTCGCTCCTCCAgag ACCCGGCTCCTCCCTCACGCCCGTCTGAGCTCAAGGTGTCCAACGTCACGGCGGATGGAGGCGGCTCAGTGACGGCACGTCTGGAATGGACTGTCCCTAAAGAGATGGACGTCCCCGTCCATCATTATAAGATCTCCTGGAGCTGGAGCACTGTGGACAGAACCAGCATTCCCTccaagaagaagaggagaaagaccATAGATGGG gtgaagAGCTCAGTGAATCTGGAAGGTCTTGCAGTAAACAGCTcgtacactgtggagcttcagGCTGTGGCTCTGTGGGGTTCAGCGAGACTGAAAAGCCCAAAAACATCTCTGCAGTTCAGCACAGCTCAGGAGAAAGAGCACACga CAGAACTCACAAGGAAACTGAAGCAGATGTTTTCTTCACCGTCTCTGGAGGCAGGAACTCCGTTTTATCAGGACACACAGCTGCAGGTTCGAGTTTACTGGAAGAAGAGAGGAGGTGAAG ATCCCACGATGAGCCGCTTCCATGTCCAGTGGTCACCTGAACTCTGCCTCCACAACCAGACCAAAGCCCAGGAGAAATCTGTCACACAC gAGAGTTTCATCCACTTGTCCGGGCTGCTTTTCTCCTGTCAGTACAGAGTGACAGTTCACACACTCAGAGCTAAGAAACACTCTGAACTCGGCACCGTCACCTTCACCACACCGTCATGTCCTGCTGTACGGAGCAAAAGTCACAAATCCATCATTTGTCCAGGAGAAGCAG CAGCCGTGAAAGTGACATCAAAACCCGAGAACCTGACGGCGTCTTTCACGGCCAACGGGGAAAACGTCACTGGACACTTCTTCTGGAGCGTTTCCCGCCCTCAGCctcatcagccaatcacaggctTCCAGGTCACTTGGGCAGACGTGACAGTGGTGAATCGGGAGAACAGCATTCCTAACAGCATTGTCTCCCAATCACAGATCCTTCCTCCA GATCATAACTTCCTGCAGGTGCTGAATCTCAGGCCCATGTCCTCCTACAGATTAGAGGTTCAGGTCATCACCAGTGAAGGAGAAGGCCCTGCTACCATGAAGGTTTTCCACACACCCAGTGTTTCCTCAGGTTACA GGCTTAAACTTCATCAGCACTCAGGATACCAGAAGCACTCGTCAGAGAAGCACTGA
- the LOC113642114 gene encoding anosmin-1 isoform X1 yields the protein MSAWINMVIIVIFGTAEVSARRQDESVLVESVMRARCVSRCLSLHRTRISAVCKHAQGNGSLVWCQSHKQCSKCLEPCKASWDLRESECQDLCETVFPNKQSECVVSCEFFLSVASVKQGACPAPDRASGFAAACVESCQSDVHCSAHKKCCSNGCGRTCQVPRNVYKGVPLKPRSELTFLELPSGHLDVRWSSKFNISVEPVVYVVQQSWNYGIHPSEDDATPWQDVAQVTEERVVLEIRATRWYQFRVAAVNIHGTRGFTAPSKHFRSSRDPAPPSRPSELKVSNVTADGGGSVTARLEWTVPKEMDVPVHHYKISWSWSTVDRTSIPSKKKRRKTIDGVKSSVNLEGLAVNSSYTVELQAVALWGSARLKSPKTSLQFSTAQEKEHTTELTRKLKQMFSSPSLEAGTPFYQDTQLQVRVYWKKRGGEDPTMSRFHVQWSPELCLHNQTKAQEKSVTHESFIHLSGLLFSCQYRVTVHTLRAKKHSELGTVTFTTPSCPAVRSKSHKSIICPGEAAAVKVTSKPENLTASFTANGENVTGHFFWSVSRPQPHQPITGFQVTWADVTVVNRENSIPNSIVSQSQILPPDHNFLQVLNLRPMSSYRLEVQVITSEGEGPATMKVFHTPSVSSGYRLKLHQHSGYQKHSSEKH from the exons ATGTCGGCGTGGATTAATATGGTTATTATCGTTATATTCGGGACAGCGGAGGTGAGCGCGAGGCGACAGGACGAGTCGGTGCTGGTGGAAAGCGTGATGCGCGCGCGCTGCGTGTCCCGGTGTCTCAGTCTGCACCGCACGCGCATCTCCGCTGTGTGTAAACACGCTCAG GGAAACGGATCTCTGGTTTGGTGTCAGAGTCATAAGCAGTGTTCTAAG TGTCTGGAGCCCTGCAAAGCATCATGGGATctcagagagagcgagtgtcAGGATTTGTGTGAG ACCGTCTTCCCAAATAAACAGTCCGAGTGTGTGGTCAGCTGTGAGTTTTTCCTCTCGGTGGCGTCGGTGAAACAGGGGGCGTGTCCAGCTCCGGATCGAGCGAGCGGATTTGCTGCCGCCTGTGTGGAGAGTTGTCAGAGCGACGTCCACTGCTCCGCCCACAAGAAGTGCTGCTCGAACGGCTGTGGACGAACCTGTCAGGTTCCCAGGAACGTTTATAAAG GTGTTCCTCTGAAGCCCAGGAGTGAATTGACGTTCCTTGAATTGCCGTCAGGTCACCTGGACGTCCGCTGGTCTTCAAAGTTTAACATTTCAGTGGAGCCTGTGGTTTACGTGGTGCAGCAGAGCTGGAATTACGGCATCCACCCGAGCGAAGACGACGCAACACCGTGGCAGGATGTGGCACAG GTCACAGAGGAGCGTGTTGTGTTGGAGATCAGAGCCACTCGCTGGTACCAGTTTCGTGTAGCAGCTGTGAACATACACGGAACTCGCGGATTCACGGCGCCGAGCAAACACTTTCGCTCCTCCAgag ACCCGGCTCCTCCCTCACGCCCGTCTGAGCTCAAGGTGTCCAACGTCACGGCGGATGGAGGCGGCTCAGTGACGGCACGTCTGGAATGGACTGTCCCTAAAGAGATGGACGTCCCCGTCCATCATTATAAGATCTCCTGGAGCTGGAGCACTGTGGACAGAACCAGCATTCCCTccaagaagaagaggagaaagaccATAGATGGG gtgaagAGCTCAGTGAATCTGGAAGGTCTTGCAGTAAACAGCTcgtacactgtggagcttcagGCTGTGGCTCTGTGGGGTTCAGCGAGACTGAAAAGCCCAAAAACATCTCTGCAGTTCAGCACAGCTCAGGAGAAAGAGCACACga CAGAACTCACAAGGAAACTGAAGCAGATGTTTTCTTCACCGTCTCTGGAGGCAGGAACTCCGTTTTATCAGGACACACAGCTGCAGGTTCGAGTTTACTGGAAGAAGAGAGGAGGTGAAG ATCCCACGATGAGCCGCTTCCATGTCCAGTGGTCACCTGAACTCTGCCTCCACAACCAGACCAAAGCCCAGGAGAAATCTGTCACACAC gAGAGTTTCATCCACTTGTCCGGGCTGCTTTTCTCCTGTCAGTACAGAGTGACAGTTCACACACTCAGAGCTAAGAAACACTCTGAACTCGGCACCGTCACCTTCACCACACCGTCATGTCCTGCTGTACGGAGCAAAAGTCACAAATCCATCATTTGTCCAGGAGAAGCAG CAGCCGTGAAAGTGACATCAAAACCCGAGAACCTGACGGCGTCTTTCACGGCCAACGGGGAAAACGTCACTGGACACTTCTTCTGGAGCGTTTCCCGCCCTCAGCctcatcagccaatcacaggctTCCAGGTCACTTGGGCAGACGTGACAGTGGTGAATCGGGAGAACAGCATTCCTAACAGCATTGTCTCCCAATCACAGATCCTTCCTCCA GATCATAACTTCCTGCAGGTGCTGAATCTCAGGCCCATGTCCTCCTACAGATTAGAGGTTCAGGTCATCACCAGTGAAGGAGAAGGCCCTGCTACCATGAAGGTTTTCCACACACCCAGTGTTTCCTCAGGTTACA GGCTTAAACTTCATCAGCACTCAGGATACCAGAAGCACTCGTCAGAGAAGCACTGA
- the LOC113642114 gene encoding anosmin-1 isoform X5, with translation MSAWINMVIIVIFGTAEVSARRQDESVLVESVMRARCVSRCLSLHRTRISAVCKHAQGNGSLVWCQSHKQCSKCLEPCKASWDLRESECQDLCETVFPNKQSECVVSCEFFLSVASVKQGACPAPDRASGFAAACVESCQSDVHCSAHKKCCSNGCGRTCQVPRNVYKGVPLKPRSELTFLELPSGHLDVRWSSKFNISVEPVVYVVQQSWNYGIHPSEDDATPWQDVAQVTEERVVLEIRATRWYQFRVAAVNIHGTRGFTAPSKHFRSSRDPAPPSRPSELKVSNVTADGGGSVTARLEWTVPKEMDVPVHHYKISWSWSTVDRTSIPSKKKRRKTIDGVKSSVNLEGLAVNSSYTVELQAVALWGSARLKSPKTSLQFSTAQEKEHTTELTRKLKQMFSSPSLEAGTPFYQDTQLQVRVYWKKRGGEDPTMSRFHVQWSPELCLHNQTKAQEKSVTHESFIHLSGLLFSCQYRVTVHTLRAKKHSELGTVTFTTPSCPAVRSKSHKSIICPGEAAAVKVTSKPENLTASFTANGENVTGHFFWSVSRPQPHQPITGFQVTWADVTVVNRENSIPNSIVSQSQILPPDHNFLQVLNLRPMSSYRLEVQVITSEGEGPATMKVFHTPSVSSGLKLHQHSGYQKHSSEKH, from the exons ATGTCGGCGTGGATTAATATGGTTATTATCGTTATATTCGGGACAGCGGAGGTGAGCGCGAGGCGACAGGACGAGTCGGTGCTGGTGGAAAGCGTGATGCGCGCGCGCTGCGTGTCCCGGTGTCTCAGTCTGCACCGCACGCGCATCTCCGCTGTGTGTAAACACGCTCAG GGAAACGGATCTCTGGTTTGGTGTCAGAGTCATAAGCAGTGTTCTAAG TGTCTGGAGCCCTGCAAAGCATCATGGGATctcagagagagcgagtgtcAGGATTTGTGTGAG ACCGTCTTCCCAAATAAACAGTCCGAGTGTGTGGTCAGCTGTGAGTTTTTCCTCTCGGTGGCGTCGGTGAAACAGGGGGCGTGTCCAGCTCCGGATCGAGCGAGCGGATTTGCTGCCGCCTGTGTGGAGAGTTGTCAGAGCGACGTCCACTGCTCCGCCCACAAGAAGTGCTGCTCGAACGGCTGTGGACGAACCTGTCAGGTTCCCAGGAACGTTTATAAAG GTGTTCCTCTGAAGCCCAGGAGTGAATTGACGTTCCTTGAATTGCCGTCAGGTCACCTGGACGTCCGCTGGTCTTCAAAGTTTAACATTTCAGTGGAGCCTGTGGTTTACGTGGTGCAGCAGAGCTGGAATTACGGCATCCACCCGAGCGAAGACGACGCAACACCGTGGCAGGATGTGGCACAG GTCACAGAGGAGCGTGTTGTGTTGGAGATCAGAGCCACTCGCTGGTACCAGTTTCGTGTAGCAGCTGTGAACATACACGGAACTCGCGGATTCACGGCGCCGAGCAAACACTTTCGCTCCTCCAgag ACCCGGCTCCTCCCTCACGCCCGTCTGAGCTCAAGGTGTCCAACGTCACGGCGGATGGAGGCGGCTCAGTGACGGCACGTCTGGAATGGACTGTCCCTAAAGAGATGGACGTCCCCGTCCATCATTATAAGATCTCCTGGAGCTGGAGCACTGTGGACAGAACCAGCATTCCCTccaagaagaagaggagaaagaccATAGATGGG gtgaagAGCTCAGTGAATCTGGAAGGTCTTGCAGTAAACAGCTcgtacactgtggagcttcagGCTGTGGCTCTGTGGGGTTCAGCGAGACTGAAAAGCCCAAAAACATCTCTGCAGTTCAGCACAGCTCAGGAGAAAGAGCACACga CAGAACTCACAAGGAAACTGAAGCAGATGTTTTCTTCACCGTCTCTGGAGGCAGGAACTCCGTTTTATCAGGACACACAGCTGCAGGTTCGAGTTTACTGGAAGAAGAGAGGAGGTGAAG ATCCCACGATGAGCCGCTTCCATGTCCAGTGGTCACCTGAACTCTGCCTCCACAACCAGACCAAAGCCCAGGAGAAATCTGTCACACAC gAGAGTTTCATCCACTTGTCCGGGCTGCTTTTCTCCTGTCAGTACAGAGTGACAGTTCACACACTCAGAGCTAAGAAACACTCTGAACTCGGCACCGTCACCTTCACCACACCGTCATGTCCTGCTGTACGGAGCAAAAGTCACAAATCCATCATTTGTCCAGGAGAAGCAG CAGCCGTGAAAGTGACATCAAAACCCGAGAACCTGACGGCGTCTTTCACGGCCAACGGGGAAAACGTCACTGGACACTTCTTCTGGAGCGTTTCCCGCCCTCAGCctcatcagccaatcacaggctTCCAGGTCACTTGGGCAGACGTGACAGTGGTGAATCGGGAGAACAGCATTCCTAACAGCATTGTCTCCCAATCACAGATCCTTCCTCCA GATCATAACTTCCTGCAGGTGCTGAATCTCAGGCCCATGTCCTCCTACAGATTAGAGGTTCAGGTCATCACCAGTGAAGGAGAAGGCCCTGCTACCATGAAGGTTTTCCACACACCCAGTGTTTCCTCAG GGCTTAAACTTCATCAGCACTCAGGATACCAGAAGCACTCGTCAGAGAAGCACTGA